The Streptomyces camelliae genome window below encodes:
- a CDS encoding GMC family oxidoreductase N-terminal domain-containing protein, which translates to MSQDTYDYDVIVVGSGFGGSVTALRLTEKGYRVGVLEAGRRFTRETLPKNSWDLKNYLWAPKLGLYGIQRIHLLGNVMVLAGAGVGGGSLNYANTLYVPPKAFFEDPQWKDITDWQEELKPYYDQAQRMLGVRLNPTMTPSDVHLKAAAQRMGVGDTFHLAPVGVFFGDGKDADGTAKAGPGEPVADPYFGGAGPERRACTECGECMTGCRHGAKNTLNENYLHLAQQAGAVVHPLTTVVSVTDDSRGGYAVATLPTDRKKKGEGRLFTARKVVLAAGTYGTQTLLHRMKTGGQLPYLSKRLGELTRTNSEALVGAQTDDRRYRRAHGTVKADFTQGVAITSSIHPDENTHIEPVRYGKGSNAMGGLSILQVPYAEGSSRALAWLANAARHPLLVARSLSNRRWSERTIIGLVMQSLDNSLTTYLKPDGVGKGLLTARQGHGAPNPKQIKAATQAASALAAEINGFAGSNVGELMGTPLTAHFLGGCPIGDSAETGVIDPYHRLYGHPGISVVDGAAVSANLGVNPSLTITAQAERAMSFWPNKGEEDPRPAPGAAYERLKPVRPNSPAVPEEAFGALRLPFLGIPAVPKKQ; encoded by the coding sequence GTGTCACAGGACACCTATGACTACGACGTGATCGTCGTCGGCTCCGGCTTCGGCGGTTCCGTCACCGCCCTTCGCCTCACGGAAAAGGGCTACCGCGTAGGTGTCCTGGAAGCCGGCCGCCGTTTCACCCGCGAAACCCTCCCCAAGAACTCCTGGGACCTCAAGAACTACCTCTGGGCCCCGAAACTCGGCCTGTACGGCATCCAGCGGATCCATCTGCTGGGCAACGTGATGGTGCTGGCCGGCGCGGGCGTGGGCGGCGGCTCGCTGAACTACGCCAACACCCTCTACGTACCGCCGAAGGCCTTCTTCGAGGATCCGCAGTGGAAGGACATCACCGACTGGCAGGAGGAGCTGAAGCCGTACTACGACCAGGCCCAGCGCATGCTCGGTGTCCGGCTGAACCCGACCATGACGCCGTCCGACGTGCACCTGAAGGCGGCGGCCCAGCGGATGGGCGTCGGCGACACCTTCCACCTGGCCCCGGTCGGCGTGTTCTTCGGCGACGGCAAGGACGCCGACGGCACGGCGAAGGCGGGCCCGGGGGAGCCGGTGGCGGACCCGTACTTCGGCGGGGCGGGCCCGGAGCGCAGGGCGTGCACCGAGTGCGGTGAGTGCATGACCGGCTGCCGGCACGGCGCGAAGAACACCCTCAACGAGAACTACCTCCACCTCGCCCAGCAGGCGGGCGCGGTGGTCCACCCGCTGACGACGGTCGTGTCCGTCACGGACGACTCGCGCGGCGGCTACGCGGTGGCGACCCTGCCGACGGACCGGAAGAAGAAGGGCGAGGGCCGTCTCTTCACCGCCCGGAAGGTCGTCCTCGCGGCCGGCACCTACGGCACCCAGACCCTGCTGCACCGCATGAAGACGGGCGGCCAGCTGCCGTATCTGTCGAAGCGGCTGGGCGAGCTGACCCGTACCAACTCCGAGGCGCTGGTGGGCGCGCAGACCGACGACCGCCGCTACCGCAGGGCGCACGGCACGGTGAAGGCCGACTTCACCCAGGGTGTCGCCATCACGTCCTCGATCCACCCGGACGAGAACACCCACATCGAGCCGGTCCGCTACGGCAAGGGCTCCAACGCGATGGGCGGCCTGTCGATCCTCCAGGTGCCGTACGCCGAGGGCTCCTCACGCGCGCTGGCCTGGCTGGCGAACGCGGCCCGGCACCCGCTCCTGGTCGCCCGCTCCCTGTCCAACCGCCGCTGGTCGGAGCGGACCATCATCGGCCTGGTCATGCAGTCGCTGGACAACTCGCTGACGACGTATCTGAAACCGGACGGCGTCGGCAAGGGCCTGCTGACCGCCCGCCAGGGCCACGGCGCCCCCAACCCCAAGCAGATCAAGGCCGCGACTCAGGCCGCGAGCGCGCTCGCCGCCGAGATCAACGGTTTCGCGGGCAGCAACGTCGGCGAGCTGATGGGCACCCCGCTGACCGCGCACTTCCTCGGCGGCTGCCCCATCGGCGACTCGGCGGAGACCGGCGTGATCGACCCGTACCACCGCCTCTACGGCCACCCCGGCATCTCGGTCGTGGACGGCGCCGCGGTCTCGGCGAACCTGGGCGTGAACCCCTCGCTGACGATCACCGCGCAGGCCGAGCGCGCGATGTCGTTCTGGCCCAACAAGGGCGAGGAGGATCCGCGTCCGGCGCCGGGAGCGGCGTACGAGCGGCTGAAGCCGGTGCGGCCCAACTCCCCGGCGGTCCCGGAGGAGGCGTTCGGCGCCCTGCGCCTGCCGTTCCTGGGGATTCCGGCGGTGCCGAAGAAGCAGTGA
- a CDS encoding succinic semialdehyde dehydrogenase, translated as MTDTQASDIAGTNPLAPAPEGARTAADVVTPELVARLTKGVAGSGRTANHTPFTGEKLADLPESTPEDVRQAFEAARAAQAVWERTPVRQRAAVLLRFHDLVLQRQAEVLDLIQLETGKARLHAHEEVQAVAVAARHYGRTAPSYLKPKRHTGAVPTLTKVTELRHPRGVVGQIAPWNYPLELSVGDALPAFAAGNAVVMKPDTETCLTALWARDLLIEAGLPEGVFQVVLGEGPVVGPEVVKHADYVSFTGSTRTGREVAQGAAARLVGVSLELGGKNAMLVLDDADIEKAAAGAVRACFSSAGQLCISIERLYVHESVADAFLERFAARTKAMRLGNSLAYGADMGSLVGERQLKTVERHVEEAVAKGARLVAGGVARPDIGPYFFEPTILDGVEDSMSVCEEETFGPVVSIYRFSSDDEAVERANATPYGLNASVWTTSARRGREVAARLRTGTVNVNEGYAPAYGSVQSPMGGMKDSGLGRRHGSEGILKYTEAQTVAQQRLLPMAPSLGMDDAKYAAFMSRSLKLMKAFRFK; from the coding sequence ATGACGGACACGCAGGCCTCGGACATCGCCGGTACCAACCCCCTCGCGCCCGCCCCCGAGGGCGCCCGCACCGCCGCCGACGTGGTCACCCCGGAACTGGTGGCCCGGCTCACCAAGGGCGTGGCCGGTTCCGGCCGGACCGCCAACCACACCCCGTTCACCGGCGAGAAGCTGGCCGACCTGCCCGAGTCCACCCCCGAGGACGTGCGGCAGGCGTTCGAAGCCGCCCGCGCCGCGCAGGCCGTGTGGGAGAGGACCCCGGTGCGGCAGCGCGCCGCCGTCCTGCTGCGCTTCCACGACCTGGTGCTCCAGCGGCAGGCCGAGGTCCTCGACCTCATCCAGCTGGAGACCGGCAAGGCCCGGCTGCACGCGCACGAGGAGGTGCAGGCCGTTGCCGTCGCGGCCCGCCACTACGGCCGCACAGCGCCCTCGTACCTGAAGCCGAAGCGGCACACCGGCGCCGTCCCCACCCTCACGAAGGTCACCGAACTGCGCCACCCGCGCGGGGTCGTGGGCCAGATCGCCCCCTGGAACTACCCCCTGGAACTGTCCGTCGGCGACGCGCTGCCCGCCTTCGCGGCCGGCAACGCGGTGGTGATGAAGCCGGACACGGAGACCTGCCTGACCGCGCTGTGGGCGCGTGACCTGCTGATCGAGGCGGGCCTGCCCGAGGGCGTCTTCCAGGTCGTGCTCGGCGAGGGCCCGGTCGTCGGCCCCGAGGTCGTCAAGCACGCCGACTACGTCTCCTTCACGGGCTCCACCCGCACGGGGCGCGAGGTCGCGCAGGGCGCGGCGGCCCGCCTGGTCGGCGTCTCCCTCGAACTCGGCGGCAAGAACGCCATGCTGGTACTGGACGACGCCGACATCGAGAAGGCCGCCGCCGGTGCCGTACGCGCCTGCTTCTCCTCCGCCGGACAGCTCTGCATCTCCATCGAGCGGCTCTACGTCCACGAGTCGGTCGCCGACGCCTTCCTGGAGCGCTTCGCCGCCCGCACCAAGGCCATGCGGCTCGGCAACTCCCTCGCCTACGGCGCCGACATGGGTTCGCTGGTGGGCGAGCGGCAGCTGAAGACCGTGGAGCGGCATGTGGAGGAGGCCGTGGCGAAGGGCGCGAGGCTCGTCGCGGGCGGGGTGGCCCGGCCGGACATCGGCCCGTACTTCTTCGAGCCCACCATCCTCGACGGCGTCGAGGACTCCATGTCCGTCTGCGAGGAGGAGACCTTCGGCCCGGTCGTCTCCATCTACCGCTTCTCCTCCGACGATGAGGCCGTCGAGCGCGCCAACGCCACACCGTACGGCCTCAATGCGTCGGTCTGGACGACCAGCGCCCGGCGCGGCCGCGAGGTCGCCGCCCGGCTGCGCACCGGCACGGTCAACGTCAACGAGGGCTACGCGCCCGCCTACGGCAGCGTCCAGTCCCCGATGGGCGGCATGAAGGACTCCGGTCTCGGCCGCCGGCACGGCTCCGAGGGCATCCTCAAGTACACCGAGGCCCAGACCGTGGCCCAGCAGCGACTGCTGCCGATGGCGCCGTCGCTGGGGATGGACGACGCGAAGTACGCGGCGTTCATGAGCCGGAGCCTGAAGCTGATGAAGGCGTTCCGCTTCAAGTAG